gtcttctcttccaatattccttcgaatttcaattatttctaaattgtatttctatatgaactctatttttctttttctccgattaatatgagaatttctagatcgtgagagcgaacgtggaggctcctttttctattcctttaataagttaatagatgtATTGATTGCAAATAAAGTTGCATGCTACTtcatctgtttcatattataagactttctaggaTTTCCCacatcatatatatgctaatgaatctagacatatatgtgtgtctagattcattagcatatatatgaatataggcaatgctagaaagtcttataacatgcaacggagggagtagttataaAGTTCGTACCTAAACTTGATTCTGAGCCACCTTAAAATTATTATTCATATTCCTTGCTGTCTTAGTCTATTTATTATTACATGGTCAATTATTAACATAACTTAGTATTGCTTGTTTAGACAATTTTACACTCCATGTTTGGTATATGGATGTGAATGTGTTGGTCAGTCGATGTGAGTGATTGTTGAAAGACGGGTGGAGACATGAGCATCACCCGCAACATAAGACTTTTGCAAATACCAAAAacttaataaaacaaaataatttcgacTGGGACGACATGGATACAATATGTGTGGTTCTATGAAACAACAAGCCATCGATTGTAGTAAGTAAAGGACCGAGTCAAGAAGCTACGCAGGAAACAATCAGAGTATGATTCCATTGCTTGAGTGGGTATAGACCTGATGCATTAGGTAACCTGAGTGGGGCAGCACCTGTCATGGTAGTTCTGCAGTTGTTACTGTTTGTGATGGAAGATGTGTTCGATTGATCAAATGCCATGACAAAAATCTAAAAGGCACCTAAGTATATATATTGTGTAATCCTCCTAGTACCTCGAAATACCAGGAGTCCTTGCAGTGGGTGTCGCAATGCAAGGGTGACTGAAAAATAGGGTTGTGACAAGTCTCATGTGTTGTGTGCGTCACGGAGTGCGGGATTAAAAGCGTACATCCCTTGCAATGTGAGTAAACAAATATATTCGAATAGTCATGCTCGCGATTAAGCGTCGGGACTTGTATTACTCTTGAAtagccttataaattttaatctTGCTTTGAATAGTGTTGGGAGGGATTGTGTGACCCTGCCTAATGTGCGGGAAGGTTGGAATGGTGAAGAATACGGAAAACTGGATGCAAGGGTAAACCGGATGAAGTGAAGCTTAgggaaggtggatgaaccctCGTTGATAATCGAGGATTTCAACTTAACATTGTTTTCAGTTAAAACTGCTAAGTCATAGGGTTGTAAAATGAATTATGAAATCTAGCTTTATACAAATAAGTACTGATGATTCAGAGAATGATATCGTAAAACACATTGGATTTCCGGTGTACAAAACTGGGGGCCACACTGACGGCGTAATAAAATGTTACATGTCTATTTACATTGACGTGTAGGAGTATGCTCTTCGATCCATCATTTGCACTGTATTGAACCATGTTTTGTTCTCACTCTCCAGATCTTACACATGGGACAAATCTTCATGCACTTCGTGAAGAAACAGACATATATAATACACGCGCGAGTATAGTCTCCGCCGCAACCCAAGAGAAAAGCATTCAACCGTGATGGGGAAAAAAATGTCGCCACAATTTTAGCAAAATCATAAATTTCTTGTGATGTAATATCTCCATCCTGGAATTTTCTCTTACACATATATGCACCATCGTCAAAGAGGATTGCCAGAAACCCACCTTGCAAGCATAGCAAGGCATTGCTTTGGCATGTATTCTGGAGCAGTATGTCCACCACCCTACACAAATTAACACCAAAATACTCTTTTTAGTTACtgagggcctgttcactttgatgccattttcaaccatattatttttttaaagttataaaaaaaatatctacgtttagtttgttgccaaatttggtcaatacataagaaattctgccaaaattttgacaatattgccATCTTACCAGAATTTTAGTATTGCCAAAACTTGATaatatttattttggctacaatctaaacagACCCTAGATCATGCGTACCAAGATATTAATGTGTTGCATCCCTTGAAGGAAGCTAAAACGCTGGCACATACCTTGACAGTTGCGAATGTGAGGTTATTGGAGTATGACCTTATATATCTGCACATAAGACAGACGGATAATATATCTGGTCAGAGACAGACACAGTACTCGCACACGTACTCAATTAATTTGATGGTATCGATGAATACTGTGTGTCCTCACCCTGCAACTTGTCCATCCACAAACCATGGTCTCCACTCATCCACGACAGAGAAATTCAGAGATCTAATCCAGGCTTGCGTGCCGATGAAAGGGATAATCATGTCATGATCACCACTGTAAATTAGGCTTCTGTAGCCTCTAGTTGTCAAATCCAGATGGTATCTTACTGAACTTTTGATGTCATAAGTGTACAGAATGTCGTAGTTGCATCTTTGCCACGAAGGAACTGTTCCCTGCATTGCAGAATGAATACAGTGGATCATTGCATTGTGTTGTGTTATGCTGTGTGACAGAATGATCGAACCTGCATGCAAATTACTGTTCAATTGAATGATGATGAAGAGATGTGTATATACCTGGTGAATTCCAAGGGCCTCTCTTACTGTATCATTGTTGGCCCATATTCTGGACATTGTATATTCTGCCGTCTGCATGACATGAAGAAATACCAAATGGTAAGATTTGGTCGGCTAACCAATACTACCCACTAACATATACTCTCACAGTCCcatattataagatattttgagtgtatattatgggacggaggataTATTTTAATTAGATAGGATATATTAGTACAAGGCTGTTCAGATTTTTTGGGACGGGAGGGGTAGCTAGTACTCGAAGAAGATTTGATAAAGAAAATAATTAGGGTCCACTGACTCTGCATTCTGAAGAAATCTCAGACAAGTGAAAGTCTTGGAGTTGGAGTATCTGCCGTACCCCTGAAGTGAATGGCTTATCGATGCGCGGATTATGCGGGCTTGCAAAAGTGCAGTAAGGCTCCAGAATGTGATTTCCGTATATGTCCTTGACACACTGCACAATTAATTCAAGAGACAGACCATTGATTATTAGTGGTCAGCATCACTGAAACTGAACAACAAAGCAGAGTAAGTAATCCTACTAAGTACATGCCTCATCTATGGCATCAAGAGTATTTGTGCACTGAACGCTTTGCTGCTGGGTGTTGTGCTTGACACTGCAGCTCTTCTTGTATGCCTAGAAATCATACATGATTATATACGTACGTAGTATATAGTAAGATGCTGGTAAAAATCCGTCGTGAAGTAGGATATATGGATGCCAATTACCTGATACAGTTGGTCAGATATGAGACCCATCCCATGGGCAAATGGAATTTTGGATGGAGCATCGAAGTTGTGATCAGTGACTGGATTGCCCAAAAGGTAGCCCTGAAGATGACGATGTGGCAGGGTATCAGTTTCAGTAAGTTGTACTCCTATTTGTATCTTTAAAAGTAGCTAGTACCTTGAGATTGAGAGATGGTTTGGGTGATGAAGTGGCGATTCCGAAGGTGACAGCCGGCACAATCATCCCAGAGTAGGAGTCGCCGGCGATGTATAGAGGATTGGAGAGGAAATCGGGGTGCACCTCCTGAAACCAGTTGTTGAGGAAGACGAGAATGTGGTGGACAGCAATGGTATCGCCGGTGCGGAATCCGGCGTCGGTGTCAGCGTAGGAAAAGCCAGTTCCGACAGGGGAGTCGAGGAAGATGACGTTGGTACGTTTGGTCCACGACTCCGGCTTGTACAAGAGCCTTGGCAGTTGTCCATGTCCATGGCCATGGACATCGAAGGTGAGGGGTCCGACCTCGTAGACGAGGCCGGAGAAGGCCGAGCAGCCTGGCCCGCCGGTGAGCCAGAGCAAGAGGGGATCGTCGGCCGGGCTGCTCTCCGAGCGGATGAAGTAGTAGAAGAGGCGCACGCCGGCGATGCGGTCCACCTCCACGTACCCGGTCTCCAGCTCGAAGGGGAGCGCCCCATCGAACCCCGGGAGATGCCTCACCactctcctgctgctgctgctgctgctattgcTTCTCTCTCTCGCAGACAGGCAGCTGCAGGTGAccaggagaagaagaagcagcagcagccgccgccgtgttACCGCCGCCTCCGTACATAGATGCATCGAGAAGTAGATAGCTTCACCTATTTCTTGTCCTTGTCCTTCATCCCTCACGTTTTTGTTTGTGAGATGATCGATCCCTTCATTTTGGAGAGCGAATATGATTGATTGCCTAGCTAGCTTACCTGTCTGTCCTCTTCGCTCAGCAGTACAATATCTAGTAATCTTCTATTCTTCTTTTTCCATGCTGCTCCTGCCTCCTTAATTACTTGTCTTCCACTTGCTAATTATTGTTGCATCGTTGACCCAAATCAGATTGATATGgcggcttgtttggtaacttGATGAAAAGGGATTGGAAGTTTATACGAGgaaattgatgatgagattaagatagGAATTCGATTTTTAATTCCAATAcattgtttggtagaggtgatgaaaattgatagggagtttagttagAGATTAtatcattaataaaaacggatggctgagatttgcttagataaaatagaggaggaattccctcccaattacctgcccctacccaggtattaaaaaggagggagttccttcctcaattcctcatccccatcccaccaaagTTCCCAtatctcccaaccaaacaaaacacttaatagtctcatccctctaaactcccaatcccttctaaaaactccctccaactaAACAGGCCGTGGGTAGATGGATGGGATGTGTACGATCACGAGggcattattatttttttgggttttgctatttaactttttatcaattttttaaggtacaaaattaataaaaattctgaaTCTCAGAAATTTATTTGTCTTTTCCTCCCTTGCATGTTTCTAAAAGAAACGAGAAAAAGAGTATATATCCTTGACTTGGTGGGAGTGGGAACGTGACGTAGCATCGTTCGATgccactaattaattaagcttgcCCAGCACAGTAGACGCCGCAGCCCGCACTCTTATAATTAAAGGTCTGTTCAGACAGTCAAAATAAACCTCATTAAATTTGGATaaaaccaaaattttagtaagtcagtaatattaccaaaattttgacaggattttttttatatatttaccaaatttagcaacaaactaaacgcagacattttttataacttttcaGGAAAAATGGTCAAAGTAGCATGTTGAAGACCGTATCGaagtctaaaaatatttatttaactcttttttaaaaaaatcatttaaacaATATAGCGTATAATATAttgatttatatttttcatatagcagataatatatttttttgaaaccgaGCAGATAATATTTTTCCTTGTCATATGCATATTGGTTAGTTCTcgctccgtactcgtaaaggaagtcgtttaggacaatgtttaattcaaaccttgggaatataaatcatgaataactctcaagttgttgagtttgaaaatgtaaaagttatataaatagatttgtcttgaaaaatacttttataaaagtatacatatattactttttaataaatatttttataaaaacaagaagttaaagttgtgttttgaagaCCATGTTACTGTTCAAAACTACTTAGGGTAATCAGTGAAAGCTAGTGGCTCTGCTTTTGCTGCAACCCGATAGCTCTGAGTATGGGGTTAGACCAGCTGGGCTTGTGCTCGGTTGGAGCAGGTTAAGGCATAGGTAGGTTAGTATTTAGGTCATGTTGTTAATGTTTGAAGTAAAAAAAGCACAAAATAAGTTCTCTCATGCTAGTTCAGATTGTTGTtatattcttcttcttctgatgCTTGAAGTTGATGGTCTGCTGAGGTTTATATTTCTCTTTGTTCTTGTtttgggccttgtgcacaacattggcattaGACTGCCCATCATTGCCCTTAGACGCGACGTCTTTTTCctgagctttctcctcaacatcaagagacgctataaatccctcaacggagtattcctgtctcttgtgtttaaGTGCAGTACCAAAACTTCTctaagatggaggtagtttatcaataatgcacccggccacaattTTATCgagtaagacacacttaaggagttcgagttccttagccatggcaTGTATTTCATGAGCCTGCTCAAGTACAAAACGTTTGTCAACCATcctgtagtcatgaaactgctccatgacgtacagatcattgctagcatcagtagcaccgaatttggcagtgcatcccacaactccttagcgtcagtcatgtgcatatacacctcgactaGACGATCGATAAGAACGCTACGAAtccatcccacaaagagagtagtggtcTTCTCGAATTCTTTCTGCTTTTCAGCAAtgagaactccttcaggtttgccattATTAATctagaagcatttcatagccaTCAACCACAGAGTAACCCTGATCTTCCATCTCTTGAAGTGCACACCgatgaatttatccggccttaGAGCATGGGAAAAACTAGTCATAGTAAAACCACaatgcctataataaggtttttggattgttgaaaatattagcacataattatttcatttattccataaataaatcatgacattgcaaatGACATAATCACATCATacgatctacacatgtaaactagacAGTAAAGTATGAACAGATTGAATATGCGGAATATGTCGAATGCATACCGAGGGTTTTGGAAAACTGGCTGCTCAGCAGGAAGGACTCAGGGTACCGTGCATTGACGATGGCGCGCAACACGCCAGCGAAGAGGAAGATGAGCCATTGTGGacaaacagggagcagtcgcgcaaagcattttccaaaaaccttattgccgccttctcccagtGCAAGACATCGAAGGCgaaggttccggagacctgctctcccgattgcCGGTGCACGTCAGCGAGCAGGATGGAGTAGACTatgagcgacggcgcagtacagaggaggaggcaaaccctagattgatttc
Above is a window of Oryza sativa Japonica Group chromosome 10, ASM3414082v1 DNA encoding:
- the LOC4347941 gene encoding serine carboxypeptidase-like 15 isoform X1; the protein is MHLCTEAAVTRRRLLLLLLLLVTCSCLSARERSNSSSSSSRRVVRHLPGFDGALPFELETGYVEVDRIAGVRLFYYFIRSESSPADDPLLLWLTGGPGCSAFSGLVYEVGPLTFDVHGHGHGQLPRLLYKPESWTKRTNVIFLDSPVGTGFSYADTDAGFRTGDTIAVHHILVFLNNWFQEVHPDFLSNPLYIAGDSYSGMIVPAVTFGIATSSPKPSLNLKGYLLGNPVTDHNFDAPSKIPFAHGMGLISDQLYQAYKKSCSVKHNTQQQSVQCTNTLDAIDECVKDIYGNHILEPYCTFASPHNPRIDKPFTSGVRQILQLQDFHLSEISSECRTAEYTMSRIWANNDTVREALGIHQGTVPSWQRCNYDILYTYDIKSSVRYHLDLTTRGYRSLIYSGDHDMIIPFIGTQAWIRSLNFSVVDEWRPWFVDGQVAGYIRSYSNNLTFATVKGGGHTAPEYMPKQCLAMLARWVSGNPL
- the LOC4347941 gene encoding serine carboxypeptidase-like 15 isoform X2, which encodes MHLCTEAAVTRRRLLLLLLLLVTCSCLSARERSNSSSSSSRRVVRHLPGFDGALPFELETGYVEVDRIAGVRLFYYFIRSESSPADDPLLLWLTGGPGCSAFSGLVYEVGPLTFDVHGHGHGQLPRLLYKPESWTKRTNVIFLDSPVGTGFSYADTDAGFRTGDTIAVHHILVFLNNWFQEVHPDFLSNPLYIAGDSYSGMIVPAVTFGIATSSPKPSLNLKGYLLGNPVTDHNFDAPSKIPFAHGMGLISDQLYQAYKKSCSVKHNTQQQSVQCTNTLDAIDECVKDIYGNHILEPYCTFASPHNPRIDKPFTSGTAEYTMSRIWANNDTVREALGIHQGTVPSWQRCNYDILYTYDIKSSVRYHLDLTTRGYRSLIYSGDHDMIIPFIGTQAWIRSLNFSVVDEWRPWFVDGQVAGYIRSYSNNLTFATVKGGGHTAPEYMPKQCLAMLARWVSGNPL